From Rutidosis leptorrhynchoides isolate AG116_Rl617_1_P2 chromosome 3, CSIRO_AGI_Rlap_v1, whole genome shotgun sequence, a single genomic window includes:
- the LOC139900754 gene encoding uncharacterized protein: MRLWNDYFSDNPTFPGDYFRKRYRMSRPLFIRICQGIINYSQEPIPDYFSYFHQRRDATGLLGFNIFQKCTSAIRQLAYGTAPDAFDEYLHMGQQTSYDCLNNFCKAVFHLYAFEYLRKPTPQDVQRLASKHAERHGFPGMLGSLDCMHWAWKNCPYRYKGHYTRGDHGYPTIMLEAVASYDLWIWHAYFGPAGSNNDINVLNQSDLFNDLLQDTSPPSDGIYPEWSTIVKSFKSPPTPETAKFKKYHESARKDIERAFGVLQGRWAIIKNPCRQFYVERIRRIMHSCVILHNMITEDNGRAMCALEENYRPVRRPRRSFQERVEAHIRANKELRDSTVHHLLRQKLIEHIWSLPANFRVRNNPQVGTSGTNANDDDEDDDYEDEDEEETEDEGDEENEGEDEECDDDDE; the protein is encoded by the exons ATGcgtttatggaatgattatttttccGATAATCCTACTTTTCCCGGGGATTATTTTCGAAAGCGTTATAGGATGAGTCGACCGTTGTTCATACGCATATGTCAAGGTATAATTAATTATTCTCAAGAACCTATTCCTGATtatttttcatattttcatcaaaggcGGGATGCTACCGGGTTGCTTggttttaatatttttcaaaagtGTACATCCGCAATCCGACAATTAGCGTACGGTACTGCACCTGACGCGTTTGACGAGTACTTACATATGGGTCAGCAAACGTCTTACGATTGTCTGAATAATTTTTGTAAAGCTGTATTCCATTTGTACGCCTTTGAATATTTGAGAAAACCGACTCCTCAAGACGTACAACGTCTTGCAAGCAAGCATGCTGAAAGACACGGTTTTCCGGGCATGTTGGGTAGTCTCGATTGCATGCATTGGGCATGGAAAAATTGTCCATATAGATACAAAGGTCATTATACGAGGGGCGATCATGGTTACCCGACGATTATGTTAGAAGCGGTTGCTTCGTATGACTTATGGATCTGGCACGCTTACTTTGGTCCCGCTGGTTCGAACAACGACATCAATGTGCTTAATCAATCCGATTTGTTTAACGATCTGCTTCAAGACACGTCACCACCGT CCGATGGGATATATCCTGAATGGTCGACTATAGTTAAGTCATTCAAAAGTCCACCAACCCCTGAAACTGCAAAGTTTAAGAAATATCATGAATCTGCTCGAAAAGATATTGAACGGGCATTCGGTGTGCTTCAAGGTCGTTGGGCAATAATTAAAAATCCTTGCCGACAATTCTATGTTGAAAGAATCCGAAGAATCATGCACAGTTGtgttatattacacaacatgatcacCGAGGACAACGGAAGGGCAATGTGTGCTCTTGAAGAAAATTATAGGCCCGTTCGTCGTCCAAGAAGGTCTTTTCAAGAAAGGGTTGAAGCGCACATTCGCGCTAATAAAGAATTGCGCGATTCGACCGTTCATCATCTTCTCCGACAAAAGCTAATCGAACACATTTGGAGTCTTCCTGCGAATTTTCGTGTTCGAAACAATCCACAAGTAGGAACTTCTGGTACAAATGCTAATGACGATGATGAAGATGACGATTACGAagacgaagacgaagaagagaccGAAGACGAAGGTGACGAAGAAAACGAAGGCGAGGACGAAGAGTGTGATGACGATGATGAGTAG
- the LOC139900753 gene encoding uncharacterized protein has protein sequence MDVWDTSSHEYLTELSEFMKVADADQVKKQKKVSCPCKKYQNFKTYEDLRTISQHLIVNGFVDEYICWSWHGELLVDNHNVRYEGNVDGTNANMDSRDDGYHDNLEDMLHDLEHNIDKNDFDKLQQSFTDSEKPLYAGCTKFTKLSAVLRLVNLKANNNWSDKSFTSLLELLHDMLPEDNELPVSYYQAKKVMCPKGYKQKKQTELDSDVTKNGPPAKLLWYFPIIPRLKRLFGSAKDAKLLRWHAEERKKYGKLRHVADSSQWRNIDNVYTEFGQEVRNIRLGLSSDGINPFINMSSSHSTWPVLLCVYNLPPWLCMKRKYIMMSLLIQGPKQPGNDIDVYFAPLIDDLQTLWNPDVAVYDAYKKETFNLRSMIFCSISNFPAYGNLSGYSTKGAKACPLCEDDTSSRWLKK, from the exons ATGGATGTATGGGATACCTCGTCACACGAGTATCTTACGGAGTTGTCTGAATTTATGAAAGTTGCCGACGCGGATCAAGTGAAGAAACAAAAAAAAGTATCGTGTCCGTGTAAAAAATATCAAAATTTCAAGACTTATGAGGATCTTCGTACAATTAGCCAACATCTAATTGTAAATGGGTTTGTAGATGAGTATATTTGTTGGTCATGGCACGGTGAACTACTAGTGGATAACCACAATGTTAGATATGAAGGTAATGTTGATGGTACAAATGCAAATATGGATTCACGTGATGATGGTTATCATGATAATTTAGAAGATATGTTACATGATTTGGAGCATAATATTGACAAAAATGATTTTGATAAACTTCAACAAAGTTTTACTGATTCAGAAAAACCATTATATGCCGGATGTACGAAGTTTACTAAATTATCAGCTGTCTTGAGACTGGTTAATTTAAAAGCAAACAACAATTGGAGTGATAAAAGTTTTACAAGCCTTTTGGAGTTGTTACATGACATGCTACCTGAAGATAACGAATTGCCCGTCTCATATTATCAAGCCAAAAAAGTCATGTGCCCAAAGGG GTATAAGCAAAAAAAACAAACAGAGTTGGATAGTGATGTGACCAAGAATGGCCCCCCGGCTAAACTGTTGTGGTATTTTCCCATCATACCAAGACTGAAACGATTATTTGGAAGCGCTAAAGATGCAAAATTATTACGTTGGCATGCAGAAGAGCGTAAGAAATATGGAAAACTAAGACACGTAGCCGATTCTTCTCAATGGAGGAATATTGACAATGTATATACAGAATTTGGACAGGAGGTTAGAAATATACGTTTAGGACTTAGTTCAGACGGAATTAATCCTTTCATAAACATGAGTAGTAGCCACAGTACTTGGCCGGTTCTTCTATGTGTATACAATCTTCCACCATGGTTATGCATGAAACGCAAATACATCATGATGTCTTTATTGATACAGGGTCCAAAACAACCCGGGAATGACATCGACGTTTATTTCGCCCCGTTAATTGACGACCTGCAAACATTATGGAATCCCGATGTTGCCGTATATGATGCATATAAGAAGGAGACTTTCAACTTGCGTTCCATGATTTTTTGTTCCATCAGCAATTTTCCAGCGTATGGGAATTTATCAGGATACAGTACCAAAGGGGCAAAGGCGTGCCCTCTTTGTGAAGATGACACATCTTCAAGATGGTTAAAAAAGTAG